In Oscillatoria sp. FACHB-1407, the genomic stretch TCCCCGCAGGGTGTTGGTAGCACTTAGGGGTTGCCCATTGCGCGCATGGATGACCGTGGCGGGGTTTTGGGTGTTGCTACCGTCATCGAGAAGGATGTAGTTGTCTAGCAGGTCAGCCTGATACGCCTGGAAGCCCGCTACACTGGGGGAATTAAACTGGGTGTACTGGCTTAAACGCCCATTTGCTGACAGTCCCACCTGTCCGAAGCGACCCAGGGTAAAGTTATTGGTCACTGTTAGCGGTCCACTCGCCCCGCTCACATTAACCAGCATTCCCTCATAACGCTCTAACGCCGACACATCGGTGACGGGAATCGTAACGGTGGCCACGCTGGGCAAGGTTGCCGCTCCCAGGTTGAGGACGCTCCGCCCCATGACGGTATTTGCCAGAGAGAGCTGGGTCAGACTGCTGCTCAGAGTGGTGCCCGTAATAGTGCCTGTGGACGTACTGCTGGTAAATTCTCCCACCAATCCGGTTACCCGTACCCGATCGCCAACATTGCCAGAGAACAGCCCTGTGGGGTCAAACACAAAGATGCCCTCCGACGTGGCGACATCGTTGTCCCAATCTGTGTTTTCTTCCTGCACATAAAAGCCCGACAACCCGCTGCTACCAGGGAATGCCCCTACGACGACCCCTTCAATGGTTTGAGTACCGCCAAACGAGGGGTTGAAGCTGTTGCCGCTGCCCTGAATCTGGCTAATCAGGGTTAATAACGGATCGTTATCGGCGATCGCCACTGTTGCACTTGTGGTTGCACCCAAGTCGTAATTAGCCGTATCAATCAGATTCAGGGTGACGGTTTCGTTTCCTTCAACGATGGCATCATCCACTGGGGTGATGGTGATATCAACAAAGGATTGTCCAGCGGCGATCGTCGCTGTGCCCGTCAGGTTAGGTGTGTAGTCTGTGCCATTGGTTGCTTGACCTGTACCTGTGGCAACTGTGTAGTCCACCGTCAACGCATTTGTAGTGTCTCCAGTACGAGTAATGCGGAAGGTGCCAGGGTTTGAGACTTCCGACGCTAATGTTTCAGCGGCAGCAGTATCGGTGGTTTGGATAGTAACCTGGGGTGTCGTCGTGGAAATCGCACCCGGAGAACCAATCAGAGTAACGCCGCTGTCAAGAACGCTAAAAGCTCCATTGACACCAATAGCACTCAAGGTCGAGACAGATGTATTACCTGCTGCATTATCAAAGGTTGCAAACGGCGAAGCCAATGGAGATGAACCAAAAGTAACGCCCGTGATCAGAGTGCCGCCAGCGTTGAACAGATTCACTGCATCACCGCCAGTTCCTAGCCCCACACCCGAACCACTATAGGTGCCGATGAGCACATTAGCAGGCAGCGTACCGCCAAACCAGGTGTTAACGAAGGCGGTAGCCCTGGTTGCGTCACCTTCGATAAAGATAGCTGACTGACCAGGTGCAAGACTGGTTACGCCACTCAGTGCAACCGAGCTTGCGAAGTTATTTGAATTATCGTCTATCCGCCAGCCAGTGATATCTACAGCCGTGGTGCTGGTATTGGTCACCTCAAACCAGTCCGCTGCAACGCCAGGGCTATTGCCACTCGACCAGGGAGCGACTTCAGAAATGATTAAAGGTGCAGCAGCTTCCGTAATATCGGTAATATTGAGTGTGAAGTTAGTGGTTGCATCCGGAGTTGCTCCAATGCTGGTGTCATCGACATGTACGGTGACTGTATAGCTGGGCTTGTTTTCAAAGTCGAGAACAGTTCCGGCTTTGAGGAACAATCCAGTACCGACAATTTCAAAGGCAGCGGCATCAGGTCCGGCCAGGCTGAAGGTGTTGGTTCCCAGGGCATCATCGCTGACGATGATGGTGCCAACTCGAATCGCGGCAGAGGTGCTGCTGTTTTCAGCCAGAGTTGCAGTGGCGTTGCTCAGGCTGACCTCAACGGGAGCCGCGTTTTGATAAACGTAGGAAGCGGGGGCATAAACCCAGAGCTGCGGATGGTTACTGTCACCTCCCCCTCGTTCGTTGACAACATACAGCAAGCCGTTGTTGTCCATCGTTACCCCTTCGTGACCCTGGTTAGCCACACTCAAGGGATTGTCACTGTCAGAGCCGATTGTGAGAGAGCTAGTAATAGTGCCAGTGCGGGTGATATTCACGATCTTGCCGTCTTCCTGGCTGAGCACTAACAGATTGTCGTCTGTCAACGGGGACAACAGATTGGATAGGGCGTAAACATCAGCAATATCGGTGAGATTCGCCAGGGCTGGATCGAACAGGTTCGTGGAGTTTTCTATGGTGGATGAACCGTTGGTGGCTGTGCCCGCTGCAAAATCAATGTCCGTTTGGAAAATTCCTTGAGGGGTTGTCTCTTTGACGACGATATATCCACCCGTCTGGGGGTCGAAGGAAACTCCTTCCAGACCAATGTTGCCAACGGTTGTTCCTAGCTTGACGCTTTGCACATCGGCTCTCGATAGAGTGCCACCAGGAACATAAGTGAAGAGGTTAGCCTGACGGAGGCGTTCTTCGACGAGTACAAACTGGTTGCCACCGATATGGGTCAAGCCTTCTGGATCGTCAAAATCACCAATTGTTAAGGTCATTGAGTTAACCAATTGCCCGGTCTTGGTGACTTGCACGATCGAGGTTCCCTCGTCACCCAGGATAAATAGGGTATCCGTAACAGGGTTGTAGGTTACCGTGGAGACTTCTAGGGACAGTTGGCTGCCCGTTGGTGCAGGGGTGCGGGCAGGTACAGGCAGGTTGTAGCGACCAATGCGGACGTAGGTAGACAAGTCGATGGGTTCGCTGGAGACGGTATCGTTGTCAGCGATCGCCACTGTTGCACTCGTGGTTGTGCCCAAGTCGTAATTAGCCGTATCAACCAGATTCAGGGTGACGGTTTCGTTTCCTTCAACGATGGCATCATCCACTGGGGTGATGGTGATATCAACAAAGGATTGTCCAGCGGCGATCGTCGCTGTGCCCGTCAGGTTAGGTGTGTAGTCTGTGCCATTAGTTGCTTGACCTGTACCTGTGGCAACTGTGTAGTCCACCGTCAACGCATTCGTAGTATCTCCAGTACGAGTAATGCGAAAGGTGCCGGGATCTGTTCCAGCTTCAGCAGCAGCGTTGTCAGTGGCAGCGATCGATACTGTGGGTAGGGCAGATCCAAAAGAAAAATCAGCGGAATTTAATGCACCACTAGCAGCGTCAACGGCTGTCCAATTACTTTGATTCAGGATTTGTGCTTTAAACTCATCGATCGACAACCCAGTCCGAGAACCGTTGTACTGAGCGTTGGCAATGATGCCAGAACTTGTGATACTCAGGGCTGTTGAACCGAGGGCTAATGCTCCTGCACCAGAGTTTGCATCAGGAACGTAGGATGTATTCGTGCTATTGAGGTTCACTGTTCCACTGGTGACAAATCCACCTGTTGAAGCAACGTTAATTCCAAATAGTAATGAACCCCCATTGGCAGCATTCCAGGTAGTTTGTGTAACTGTAGCCGTAAATGGGGAGGAGGTGGCTACAGTTCCATCTGCACGTTGGTAAACAAAAATTTGATCGCCACTCCCAGAGATTCCGCTTAACCCGGCACTGCTAACAGAGCCGTTATCAGTAGTTGAAGGCGGTGTATTAGGAAATGATAGAACCACTACTGTACCTGCTGGAACAGCAGTAGTAGCCGTCCAAACCGCAAAATTTTCTCCTCCACGCCAACTGCCAGGCGTATTTGGTTGTTGATAGGATGCATCCGTGAAACCCAACATTGTGCCTGCATCGAGATCTTTGAAGGTAACGAATGCAAGACCATCGGGCGCACCAGAACGGAAACCAATGATGGCAATATCACCAGGATTGAGGATGGTAGGCATAAATTTGAAGAAATGAATTGACAGAAGAAAAACTAGATCGAGAGATTGATGCAATAAATAACTTTGGAGAGGGCGATCGCCCTCTAAAAACGCGCAGCACAAAAC encodes the following:
- a CDS encoding ExeM/NucH family extracellular endonuclease encodes the protein MWLIALLSVLCCAFLEGDRPLQSYLLHQSLDLVFLLSIHFFKFMPTILNPGDIAIIGFRSGAPDGLAFVTFKDLDAGTMLGFTDASYQQPNTPGSWRGGENFAVWTATTAVPAGTVVVLSFPNTPPSTTDNGSVSSAGLSGISGSGDQIFVYQRADGTVATSSPFTATVTQTTWNAANGGSLLFGINVASTGGFVTSGTVNLNSTNTSYVPDANSGAGALALGSTALSITSSGIIANAQYNGSRTGLSIDEFKAQILNQSNWTAVDAASGALNSADFSFGSALPTVSIAATDNAAAEAGTDPGTFRITRTGDTTNALTVDYTVATGTGQATNGTDYTPNLTGTATIAAGQSFVDITITPVDDAIVEGNETVTLNLVDTANYDLGTTTSATVAIADNDTVSSEPIDLSTYVRIGRYNLPVPARTPAPTGSQLSLEVSTVTYNPVTDTLFILGDEGTSIVQVTKTGQLVNSMTLTIGDFDDPEGLTHIGGNQFVLVEERLRQANLFTYVPGGTLSRADVQSVKLGTTVGNIGLEGVSFDPQTGGYIVVKETTPQGIFQTDIDFAAGTATNGSSTIENSTNLFDPALANLTDIADVYALSNLLSPLTDDNLLVLSQEDGKIVNITRTGTITSSLTIGSDSDNPLSVANQGHEGVTMDNNGLLYVVNERGGGDSNHPQLWVYAPASYVYQNAAPVEVSLSNATATLAENSSTSAAIRVGTIIVSDDALGTNTFSLAGPDAAAFEIVGTGLFLKAGTVLDFENKPSYTVTVHVDDTSIGATPDATTNFTLNITDITEAAAPLIISEVAPWSSGNSPGVAADWFEVTNTSTTAVDITGWRIDDNSNNFASSVALSGVTSLAPGQSAIFIEGDATRATAFVNTWFGGTLPANVLIGTYSGSGVGLGTGGDAVNLFNAGGTLITGVTFGSSPLASPFATFDNAAGNTSVSTLSAIGVNGAFSVLDSGVTLIGSPGAISTTTPQVTIQTTDTAAAETLASEVSNPGTFRITRTGDTTNALTVDYTVATGTGQATNGTDYTPNLTGTATIAAGQSFVDITITPVDDAIVEGNETVTLNLIDTANYDLGATTSATVAIADNDPLLTLISQIQGSGNSFNPSFGGTQTIEGVVVGAFPGSSGLSGFYVQEENTDWDNDVATSEGIFVFDPTGLFSGNVGDRVRVTGLVGEFTSSTSTGTITGTTLSSSLTQLSLANTVMGRSVLNLGAATLPSVATVTIPVTDVSALERYEGMLVNVSGASGPLTVTNNFTLGRFGQVGLSANGRLSQYTQFNSPSVAGFQAYQADLLDNYILLDDGSNTQNPATVIHARNGQPLSATNTLRGGDTIASISGVLDHRFEGYRVQTRTPANFTAANPRETAAPAVGGSLRVASFNLLNYFNGNGTGGDFPTPRGASNLTEFQRQQAKTVQAILGLNADVIGYNEMENDGYSSLSAVQGLVDALNAIAGAGTYAFITPPASALNANGGLGGDEITVGFIYKTSAVRVAPNTSIAVLQTGIFAQDDANRVQRPPVAVTFERLANGAPTSETFTAVINHFKSKASAANLPGDADQGDGQSLSNATRTQAAQELAAWLATNPTGTPDPDYLIMGDLNAYRLEDPITTLIDAGYTSLFGTDSYSFQFRGQWGSLDHALANGSLASQVTGVAKWHINADEPGVLNYNLEFKSDEQDVSFYNADPFASSDHDPLVVGLNLTRSNLAPTAVGFTNTTTSLEENTNTATRIKVADINVTDDGSGTNVLSLSGTDASFFEIDGSVLYLKAGTTLNFEAKPSYAVTVNVDDASVGSTPDASANFTLTLTNVNEAPVATNDVASTTDLQAVVIPVLANDSDVDANDPLVIDSFTNPANGSLVKNGNNTFTYTPTPGFEGDISFTYTLKDKEELTSTATVNITVTQGSNLITGTNGNDNLVGTNRADEIRALAGNDTLNGGLAADTLIGGTGNDTYIVDVEDVIVENPNEGTDLVRSSITIASLAANVENLTLTGSNSINGTGNDLANVITGNNANNILTGLGDNDTLDGQGGNDTMVGGLGDDTYIVNSVGDVVNENPGEGTDLVRSSVSIGALSANVENLTLTGSNSINGTGNNEANVIIGNDERNTLTGLGGNDLLDGRGDRDTMIGGLGDDTYIVNTSGDRTTENAGEGTDLVQSSVSWTLSNHIENLTLIGNSTINGTGNSLDNLITGNSRRNTLNGRDGNDTLIGGNGDDELIGGSGNDILIGGSGNDTQTGNSGNDTFAYTAFGDRTDRITDFNTTQDKLDLITLFDSLGYSGSNPVADGFLRFTRSGSNTLVQVDQNGTTGGATFTTLVTLNNVNPNNLAIGSNVLV